The window ATCACCTATCAGAAATTTAAGAAATGATACCTTTAAGGTAGATGTGAAAGAAACACAAGAAGGTTATCTTGTTGAAGCAGAGCTGCCAGGTATTCAGAAAGAAGATATCAAACTCGATTATGATAGGGAGCGATTAACGATTAACGTTAATCATGAAGAAGAAATCAATGAAGAAAAAGACAATTATATTCACAGAGAACGGAAAAGAACAGCTATGCAACGCTGCATCTATTTGAAGGACATCATGCCTGGCAATATTAATGCTCAATTAAAGGATGGCGTATTGAAAATCGTTATTCCCAAGGAGGAAAAACCTGACAATTCGTTTAATATAGAAATTAACTAGTAGCAAGAGCCTCGTAAAGAGGCTCTTGTTTTACGATCCACAAAGTCTAAATAAAAAACACTCAATGGCAGTTAGTTAATATTTTTTACTGCTCTAAAACTTTGATAAACTTGACGGCTGGTCTTTTTTTTGGTAAATACGCCACCATGATAAGTCATGATATAAGCCTTTTGGTCATCTTTTATGGCCGTATCTGCTGTCCAATAGTAGATTACTTTGGAATGCATATCCCATAAGGGGGTCTCCTTATCCGGTTTTTTTACATATGTAGCTTTTTCTGTTTCAGGTGACCAAGTACCGCCTGAATTGTTACCATGAATCGCCATGGAACGAACGATTTCATCAACTGTTGGCAGGCGCCAAATATGCTGCTTTTCTTCCATCATGACTAAACCATCTTCGGATAAGTAGTCACAGATGTCTTGAGCTTCCTGCCATGATTTGCCTTCATCTGGCCAACCTGGTCCTCTAGGTGCCCAGGCAAGTGTCACCTGATTGCCTTCAACGATTCGAAGATTAAAATTGCCATCATTGGTCCTTTGGGACACTTTATATCCTAATGGTATGGATATGGCTAGAATAATAATTAGGGGTACACTTATAATTAAGCGATACGCCCATTTCTTGGGTTGAGGGTTCCCCAAATAATAGAGCAAACCTAATAAAATCGTAGGGGTTATGATAAGTATTCGTAGCGTCATATGTGAGCCTGAGAAAAAAACAAAACCCAAAATACCCAATAGAATATGAAGTATTAAACCTGGTTTTTTCCATTTTAACGAGATTAAAGCCAATAAAACAAATAGTGTGGTAAATAGTAAGTACTGAAACAGGAGTAGAAAAAGGTTTTCCCAGATAGATGTTGAATACCAGCCCTCATGGAAATTTTCAAAAGCCCCCCAATAAGCCCAAAAACTTGAAAATAAGATGGTTATGCCGACACCAATCCAGCCTAAAATTATTTTCTTCTTGTTCATGATTACCTCCTTTTAATCATTTTAATAACCCTTTACAACCGACATATACATGCGTTATGTGACTAAATAGTTGCTTCCCGATAACACGACTAAAAATACGACCATGTGTGTAATCTAACGTTTCTTTA is drawn from Vallitalea pronyensis and contains these coding sequences:
- a CDS encoding Hsp20/alpha crystallin family protein, translating into MFGLTPFNDNPIKRNTRNDFMNIYDMVDDFFNTSLSPIRNLRNDTFKVDVKETQEGYLVEAELPGIQKEDIKLDYDRERLTINVNHEEEINEEKDNYIHRERKRTAMQRCIYLKDIMPGNINAQLKDGVLKIVIPKEEKPDNSFNIEIN
- a CDS encoding DUF1566 domain-containing protein, producing MNKKKIILGWIGVGITILFSSFWAYWGAFENFHEGWYSTSIWENLFLLLFQYLLFTTLFVLLALISLKWKKPGLILHILLGILGFVFFSGSHMTLRILIITPTILLGLLYYLGNPQPKKWAYRLIISVPLIIILAISIPLGYKVSQRTNDGNFNLRIVEGNQVTLAWAPRGPGWPDEGKSWQEAQDICDYLSEDGLVMMEEKQHIWRLPTVDEIVRSMAIHGNNSGGTWSPETEKATYVKKPDKETPLWDMHSKVIYYWTADTAIKDDQKAYIMTYHGGVFTKKKTSRQVYQSFRAVKNIN